The genomic DNA GTCAGTTGCCGACGAATTGGTGGAGGGCGGCGTGCGCGCGATCTGGAACTTTGCGCCCGCGCACCTGCAACTTTCCGAAAAAATAGCCGTTAAAAACGAGGATATGGCGGGCTCGCTCGCGATCTTGTCCAAACGCCTCGAACAAATTTTATACAACGAAAAATAAAATCAGGAAAGGAGGGTTTTCATGGAAAACCAAATCGTCGATTCGGTCGAAGCCTTGATGGCGAAGATCGACGAGGTCAGGAAGGCACAGGAAATTTTTGCAACGTATTCGCAGGAGCAGGTCGACAAAATTTTTACGGCGGCGGCGCTCGCGGCGAACAACGCGCGGCTCCCGCTCGCCAAAATGGCGGTCGCGGAAACGGGCATGGGCATCGTGGAAGACAAAGTCATCAAAAACCACTACGCGGCGGAGTATATCTACAACGCGTATAAGGACGTCAAGACGTGCGGCGTCGTCGAAGAGGACGCGGCGTACGGCGTGAAAAAGATCGCCGAGCCCATCGGCGTCGTGGCGGCGGTCATTCCGACCACAAACCCCACGTCTACCGCGATCTTCAAGACGCTTATCTGCTTGAAAACGCGCAACGGCATCATCATCAGCCCCCATCCGCGCGCGAAGAACTGCACCATTGCGGCAGCGAAAGTCGTGCTGGACGCCGCCGTCAAGGCGGGCGCGCCCGCGGGCATCGTGGGATGGATCGATATCCCCTCGCTGGAAATGACCAACACGCTGATGAAGACGGCGGATATCATTCTGGCGACGGGCGGCCCCGGCATGGTCAGAAGCGCCTATTCTTCGGGCAAACCCGCCCTCGGCGTGGGCGCGGGCAATACCCCCGCCATCATCGACGACACGGCGGACGTGACTGTGGCGGTCAACTCTATCATCCATTCCAAGACCTTCGATAACGGGCTGATCTGCGCGTCCGAACAGTCGTGCATCGCCGTAGACGGCGTGTACGAGCAGGTCAAGGCGGAATTCGCGGCGCGCGGCTGTCATATTTTAAAGGGCGACGAACCGGATAAAGTGCGCAATACCATCATCATCAACGGCGCGCTCAACGCCAAGATCGTGGGACAGAGCGCGGCAAAGATCGCCGAGATCTGCGGCTTTACCGTGCCTGCGGCGACCAAGATCCTCATCGGAGAAGTGGAGAGCGTGGAACTCGAAGAGGCGTTCGCGCACGAAAAACTTTCCCCCGTGCTCGCTCTGTACCGCGCGAAAGATTTCGACGACGCCGTGCAGAAAGCGGAACGCCTGATCGCGGACGGCGGTTACGGCCACACTTCCTCCCTCTATATCGATACGATCACCGAAAAGGCGAAGATCGAAAAGTGGCAGGAGGCGATGAAGACCTGCCGTATGCTCATCAATACGCCGTCCTCGCAGGGCGCCATCGGCGACTTGTACAACTTCAAAACGACGCCTTCGCTCACGCTCGGCTGCGGCACATGGGGCGGCAACTCGGTTTCCGAAAACGTCGGCATCAAGCATCTTTTGAATATCAAAACACTCGCGGAGAGGAGGGAAAACATGCTCTGGCTCAGACTGCCCGAAAAGGTCTATCACAAAAAGGGCTGTTTGCCCGTCGCTCTGGAAGAACTCAAAACCGTACTCGGCAAGAAAAAGGCGTTCATCGTCACCGATTCTTTCCTGTACGAAAACAACTATATCAAACCAATTACCGATAAACTGGACGAAATGGGCATCCGCCACACTTGTTTCTATAACGTGGCGCCCGATCCCAACATTGCCTGTGCGAAAGAGGGCGCGAAACTGATGCGCGAATTCCAGCCCGACGTCATCATCGCGCTGGGCGGCGGTTCCGCCATGGACGCGGGCAAGATCATGTGGGTGCTCTACGAACACCCCGAAGTGGATTTCATGGACATGGCGATGCGTTTTATGGATATCCGCAAGCGCGTCTATACCTTCCCGAAAATGGGTGAAAAGGCGTATTTCATCGCCGTCCCCACATCCGCGGGCACAGGCTCGGAAGTCACGCCCTTCGCCGTCATCACGGACGAAGCGACCAATATCAAATATCCGCTCGCCGATTACGAACTTTTGCCGAAAATGGCGATCATCGACGCCGATTTCATGATGAATATGCCCAAAGGACTGACCAGCGCGAGCGGTATCGACGCGCTGACGCACGCGCTGGAAGCGTACGCGTCGGTCATGGCGACGCCTTATACCGACGGGCAGGCGCTCGTGGCGATGAAACTGATCTTCCAATACCTGCCGCGCGCCTACGAGAACGGCGCCAACGATCCCGAGGCGAGGGAGCAGATGGCGAACGCCTCCACCATGGCGGGCATCGCATTCGCAAACGCTTTCCTCGGCGTGTGCCATTCCATGGCGCATAAACTGGGCGCGTTCCATCATCTGCCGCACGGCGTGGCGAACGCGCTGATGATCTCCGAAGTCATCCGCTTCAACAGTGCCGAAGTTCCCACGAAAATGGGCACGTTCCCGCAGTACGCTTACCCGCATACCATGCAGAGATACGCCGAAGTCGCGGACTATCTGGGGCTGGGTGGCAAGACGGATGCGGACAAGGTCAAAAATCTGATCAAAGCGATCGAACAACTCAAAGAGCGCGTCGGCATCAAAAAGACCATCAAAGATTACGGCGTGGACGAGGAGAAATTCCTTGCGACGCTCGACGAAATGTGCGACCAGGCGTTCGACGACCAGTGCACGGGCGCGAACCCGAGATATCCTCTGATCTCCGAGATCAAAGAAATGTATCTCAAATGCTATTACGGGAAATGAGGGAGGAAAAAATCATGGCGGAAATCATTCAGAAAACGCAGAAAAAGACCATTTACAGAGAGGGCAAAACGCTCGTCAAACTGTTCAACAACGAATACCCCAAGTCGGACGTTTTGAACGAGGCACTCAATACGGCGCGCGTGGAGGAGAGCACCACGCTCAATGTGCCCGCGGTGCACGAAGTGACCAAAGTCAACGGCGAATGGGCGATCATTCAGGACTTTGTCGAAGGCAAGACCATGCAGCAACTGATGGAAGAAAATCCCGATAAGACGGGCGAACTTTTAAACGAGTTTGTCGATCTGCAAGTGGAAGTGCTCTCGCAGAAAGTGCCGCTTCTCTCGCCCCTGAAAGATAAAATGCACCGCAAAATTTCGGCGACGAAGTTCGATAAAACGACGCGTTACGATCTGCACATTCTTCTCGACTCTTTGCCCAAGCACGATAAACTTCTGCACGGCGATTTCAACCCCGCGAACGTGATCGTATCGCCCGACGGCAGAAAATTCATCATCGACTGGGCGCACGCTACGCAGGGCAATGCCCGCTGCGACGCGGCGAGAACGTACCTTTTGTTCAAACTGGAAGGCAAGGACGACCTTGCGGAAGAATATCTGAAACTCTTTTCGGAAAAGACGGGCATTGCCAAAGTGCTCGTACAAAAAGCGCTTCCCATCGTGGCGGCGAGCCAGACGATGAAAGCGATCCCCGAAGAACAGGCGTTCCTCGAAAAATGGGTGAACGTGGTCGATTACGAATAATTCGGAACGATGAAAAGCCCCGAGTGCGGCATTGCCGCACTCGGGGCTTTTTTATATAGGCGTTATCTTCCTAAAAAATAATCGGCAGAAACGTCGAAAAAATCACAAAGCGCTTTTAACGCGGAAATACTCGGTTCCCTTTCGTCGCTTTCCCAATAAAATATTACGGATTTCGAGTAATTGATTTTTTTTGATAATTCAATGACCGAAATTCCTTTTTCTTTGCGTAATTCTTTCAATCTTTTTCCGAAGCCTTCCATAAGATGATTATACTATAAATAATTCATTTTTGCTTGACAATTCCACTATTGTGGCATATAATATAAAAAATCCACTATATTGGAAAAGGAGTAAATATGCAAAAAAAATATTCGGTCATGCGGCAGATTTATTTAGGCAGAAGAGGAGATTTTCAGATCTACAAACTTACAAAAAACTGTAAAACTTTACAAAAGTTATTCTGTAAAAAAGCCGACGATTTTGAGTTGAAATTGAATGAAGATTTAAAAAATGAGTTCGGACAAGTGATGGATACGTACGGTGACCTTTATTCCGAACTCATGTTGGAGCGTTATGAAGAAGGATTTAAAATGGGGCTGCGCCTGGCGTTTGAGGCGTTCGACGACCCCGAAACGGATTTCGACGAATAAAATCCCGCCGCTCTCAGAATTGAGAGCGGCGGGAACGCAAAAAAAATCTTATAAACTTTCTAAATAGATCGAGGCGTTGGTCGCGGCGATCGCGCCGTCCGCGACCGCGGTCGCTACCTGCCGCACGGGTTTCGTCCTGCAATCGCCCGCAACGAACAGACCTTCCGTTTTGGTTTTGCAATTTTCGTCCGCGACGATATACCCGTCTTTGTCCAGGTCGGCGAGGTCCGCAAACGCCGCGTTGTCGGGTACCTGCCCGATCGCGACGAATACGGCGGGAATTTCGTGTCGGCATACGTTGCCGTCTTTATCCGTGTATTCGATGGCTTTCAGTTCCGTGTCCCCGATAAAATCCGTCACGGCGGTATTCGGGCGCACTTCGATGTTTTCTTTGGCGCGCAGCGCTTTTACGAGTTGTGCGTCTCCGAAAAATTTATCGAACAGCGTGTAAACGTACACTTTTTTGCAATAACTCGCGAGCAGCAGCGAATATTGCAGGGCGGTGTTCGCGTCGCCTATAACGGCGACCTCTTTCCCCTTATAAAACGCGCCGTCGCAAATGGCGCAGTAATATACGCCTTTGCCCACCAAATCGTCCCTGTTGCTCTTGGTCTTTAAGTGCTTATGCTTTACGCCCGAGGCAATGATCACGCTTTTTGCCTCGTATTCGTTGTATTCGGTCTTGACGGAAAAAATTTTATCGGCGCGCTTTTCGATGCGTTCCGCTTTTTCGATCTCCACCTCCGCGCCGAGCGCCGAGATCTGTTCGAATAAATTGTCCGCGAACGCCTCGCCGCTGATCTCCTTGATGGAAGGGTAATTTTCCAGCCGCGGGGAAGTCGCGATCTGCCCTCCAAGGCTCTCGCTTTCCAACAGTAATACGCTCTTGCCGTTTCTCAAAGCGTAGAGCGCGGAGGTCATGCCCGCCGCGCCCGCGCCGATGATAATTACGTCGTACATATCAGCCGATGCTCTCGATATATTTTCTGATCTCGCTGGCGTTGTCGTAGGTCTTGAACCCGTCGCCTTCGGGAACGAGCAGCGAGGGAGCCTTTTTCACGCCGAACTTCGCGGTCGCCGCCGCGTCTTCTTCGGCGTTGACGATCGCATATTTCACGCCCGCCTTGTCCAGCATCATTTTGCTGGTCTTGCAGTTCGGGCAGCCGTTTCTGGTAAAGAGCACGGGGCCGTCCAGTTTGGGCGCCGCCGCGTTGACCTTTTCGCACACTTTCGCCGCGCTCTTCGCGTGCAGTTTCGAGTTCGCGATATCGTACACCTTGCGGTCCTTGAATTCCTGCGCCTTGCCGTCGTTCCAGTTCTGCACGGGACGGTAGTAGCCCGTGATGCGGCTGTAAACTTCCGTCTTGCCGCCGCAGACAGGGCACTTGAACTGTTCGCCCGCAAGATAGCCGTGGTCCTGGCAGATGGAATACGTGGGGGAAAGGGTATAATAGGGCAGTTTATAGTTCTCCGCGATCTTCCTGACCAGCGTCGCCGCGGCTTTCCAATCGGGGAGTTTTTCGCCGAGGAATGCGTGGAATACCGTGCCCGAAGTGTACAGCGTCTGCAATTCGTCCTGAATGTCCAGCGCGTCGAAAATATCTTCCGTGTATCCCACGGGCAGATGCGAACTGTTGGTGTAATAGGGCGTGCCGTTCATGTTCGCGGTCTTGATATCGGGATAGCGCTGTACGTCGTGCTTGGCAAAGCGATAGGTCGTCGATTCGGCGGGCGTCGCTTCCAAATTGTACAGATCGCCGTATTCCTCCTGATAGTCGGAAAGACGCTCGCGCATATGATTGAGCACTTTTTTGGTGAATTCCTGCGTTTTGGGATCGGTCATATCCTTGCCTAGCCATTTGGCGTTGAGACCGACTTCGTTCATGCCCAA from Candidatus Borkfalkia ceftriaxoniphila includes the following:
- a CDS encoding NAD(P)/FAD-dependent oxidoreductase gives rise to the protein MYDVIIIGAGAAGMTSALYALRNGKSVLLLESESLGGQIATSPRLENYPSIKEISGEAFADNLFEQISALGAEVEIEKAERIEKRADKIFSVKTEYNEYEAKSVIIASGVKHKHLKTKSNRDDLVGKGVYYCAICDGAFYKGKEVAVIGDANTALQYSLLLASYCKKVYVYTLFDKFFGDAQLVKALRAKENIEVRPNTAVTDFIGDTELKAIEYTDKDGNVCRHEIPAVFVAIGQVPDNAAFADLADLDKDGYIVADENCKTKTEGLFVAGDCRTKPVRQVATAVADGAIAATNASIYLESL
- a CDS encoding phosphotransferase family protein; translated protein: MREEKIMAEIIQKTQKKTIYREGKTLVKLFNNEYPKSDVLNEALNTARVEESTTLNVPAVHEVTKVNGEWAIIQDFVEGKTMQQLMEENPDKTGELLNEFVDLQVEVLSQKVPLLSPLKDKMHRKISATKFDKTTRYDLHILLDSLPKHDKLLHGDFNPANVIVSPDGRKFIIDWAHATQGNARCDAARTYLLFKLEGKDDLAEEYLKLFSEKTGIAKVLVQKALPIVAASQTMKAIPEEQAFLEKWVNVVDYE
- the adhE gene encoding bifunctional acetaldehyde-CoA/alcohol dehydrogenase gives rise to the protein MENQIVDSVEALMAKIDEVRKAQEIFATYSQEQVDKIFTAAALAANNARLPLAKMAVAETGMGIVEDKVIKNHYAAEYIYNAYKDVKTCGVVEEDAAYGVKKIAEPIGVVAAVIPTTNPTSTAIFKTLICLKTRNGIIISPHPRAKNCTIAAAKVVLDAAVKAGAPAGIVGWIDIPSLEMTNTLMKTADIILATGGPGMVRSAYSSGKPALGVGAGNTPAIIDDTADVTVAVNSIIHSKTFDNGLICASEQSCIAVDGVYEQVKAEFAARGCHILKGDEPDKVRNTIIINGALNAKIVGQSAAKIAEICGFTVPAATKILIGEVESVELEEAFAHEKLSPVLALYRAKDFDDAVQKAERLIADGGYGHTSSLYIDTITEKAKIEKWQEAMKTCRMLINTPSSQGAIGDLYNFKTTPSLTLGCGTWGGNSVSENVGIKHLLNIKTLAERRENMLWLRLPEKVYHKKGCLPVALEELKTVLGKKKAFIVTDSFLYENNYIKPITDKLDEMGIRHTCFYNVAPDPNIACAKEGAKLMREFQPDVIIALGGGSAMDAGKIMWVLYEHPEVDFMDMAMRFMDIRKRVYTFPKMGEKAYFIAVPTSAGTGSEVTPFAVITDEATNIKYPLADYELLPKMAIIDADFMMNMPKGLTSASGIDALTHALEAYASVMATPYTDGQALVAMKLIFQYLPRAYENGANDPEAREQMANASTMAGIAFANAFLGVCHSMAHKLGAFHHLPHGVANALMISEVIRFNSAEVPTKMGTFPQYAYPHTMQRYAEVADYLGLGGKTDADKVKNLIKAIEQLKERVGIKKTIKDYGVDEEKFLATLDEMCDQAFDDQCTGANPRYPLISEIKEMYLKCYYGK
- a CDS encoding helix-turn-helix domain-containing protein yields the protein MEGFGKRLKELRKEKGISVIELSKKINYSKSVIFYWESDEREPSISALKALCDFFDVSADYFLGR
- a CDS encoding DUF6809 family protein; translated protein: MQKKYSVMRQIYLGRRGDFQIYKLTKNCKTLQKLFCKKADDFELKLNEDLKNEFGQVMDTYGDLYSELMLERYEEGFKMGLRLAFEAFDDPETDFDE